The Microbacterium amylolyticum genome includes the window CTTGGGCCGCGAGGCAAAGGCCTCGAAGAACTCACGCGGCTTCTGAGTCGTTGCAACCTGCACCTGGTCGCGGCCAAGGAAGAAGTTGTGGAACCAGCCCCACAGAACGCGCCACTTGCGCTCCCACGACGGCATCGCGAGACCGTGGTAGCCACGGTGCGCGCACCAGGCCAGGAAGCCCTTGAGCGCGATGTTGCCCGACTGGAACGCACCGTTGTACAGACCCAAGCCCGCAACAGCGCCCAGGTTCTTGTGCACGTAGTCCACGGGCTCATCGCCGCGGAGAACGCCCACCAAGTTCTTTGCCAGTCGCTTGGCCTGACGCACAGCGTGCTGCGCGTTCGGGACGCACATGCCGCCAACGCCGCCACCGGTCAGGTCCGGAACAGCAGCGACATCGCCGGCAGCCCATGCGCCGTCGATGATCTCGCCGTTCTCGTCAACGACGCGCAGATCGGCCTGCGTGGAGATACGTCCACGCGCCTCGCGCGGCAGGTCAGACCCGTTCACGACCTGCGGGTTAGCCATCACACCGGCCGTCCAGATGATGAGATCGCTGGGGTACTCGGCGCCGTCGCTGGTCTTGACCACGCCGTCGGTGGCGTCGGCACACTGCGTGTTCAGGTGAACGTGTGCGCCCTTCTTTGCGAGGTCCTTGAGCACCCAGTCGGCCGTCTGCTGCGACACCTCGGGCATGATGCGCGGAGCGGCCTCGATGAGGTGGAACTGCGTCTCGTCGAACGTGATGTTGGGGAACTTTTCCAGCAGCGCGGACGCGGCGGAGCGCAGTTCGGCGAAGGTCTCGATACCGGCGAAGCCGCCGCCGACGATGACCGTTGTCAGAAGACGCTGACGAAGTTCGCTGCCCTCGGGAAGGGCTGCCGCCCGCTCGAAGTTGCGAATGAGGGTGTCGCGTGCGTACACGGCTTCCTCAATCGACTTCATACCAACGGCGTTCTCGGCGATGCCGGGAATCGGGAAGGTGCGCGAAACGGAGCCGGCCGTGACGACGACGTGGTCGTAGTCGAGGTTCCAGCTGTCCCCGCCCTCGGGCGAGATCGTGGCGGTCTTGTTCGCGTGGTCAATGTTGGTGACCTTCGCGTTGATGACCGTCGTCTTCTTCAGGTGACGACGGAGCGACACCACGGCGTGACGGGGCTCAATTGCTCCGGCAGCGACCTCGGGGAGGAACGGGAGGTAGGTCATGTAGGGAAGCGGGTCGACCACGATGACCTCGGCCTCGCCCTTGCGAAGGTGCTTCTCGAGCTTCCACGCGGTGTAGAAACCTGCGTAGCCGCCTCCGACGATGAGGATCTTAGGCACGGAACGTTATCTCCTTGGAATTGTCATGTGATCGGCCACGCATCAGCTGCGCGCGCACCGATCTGATGCGCCGGGACACAGCGACGACGCCGAGCATTAGAAGAATACCAGCGGCGCTGATCGCCACGAGCGGCAGCGTCACCTCGCGCAAACTATCCGCCGTCGGAATCAGGGGGCTGGCGGCCTGTGCGGGCGGGTCCGGCGGCGGCAGCGCGGGCAGATCGACGGGATCTGGTGTCGGGGTGATGTCGCCGCCCGGGTCGTCCGATGTGGCGCTGCGATTGATGCGAATCCAGCGACTGAGATCCCCCATCGGATTCTCCTCGATGCGAGGCAACTGCGCCGTGATGGCCTCAGCCGCGTCGACGATTCCGAAACCGTAGAGCGGATCACGGTCACCCGATTGTCGCGGAGCAGGATCAGCGGTCTGAATGAGCTGATTGATGACGTTAATGGCGTCGAGCTCGGGCTTCGCGGACATGACGAGCGCCGCTACGCCCGCGACGATCGGCGCTGCCCCCGAAGTACCGCTCCACTCGTCGACCACACCGGATGGGCCGATGCCGCGCAGGTTTTCGCTGGGACCAGAAATACCAATCGTGGAACCCTGCGTCGACGCAGCTTCGCTGGCATTTCCGTTCTCATCCACTCCACCGACGACAAGTACGCCAGGAATTGTGGCGGGTGCGCCGACGACATCCGTTCCACCGGCACGATTTCCTGCCGCCACGACGACGAGAACGTCATGGTCGAACGCATAGCTGAAGGCACGGTCCCAGCTCTCATCCCATTGCGTCTGATTGGTCGTAAAGGAGAGGTTGATGATGTCGGCACCGTTGTCGACGGACCAGACAATGGCTTCCGCAACCTGTTCCGAGAACGAGACATCGCTGACGGCGCCAAAACCGAGAGACACGGACAAAATGTCAGCTTCAGGCGCAACGCCGATGACCCCGGCGTCGTCGGCGAGCCCCCGTGATCCGACGAGAGATGCGACCCATGTGCCGTGGCTGCGGGTACTGATCGTGCTTCCCAGAGGTGTACGACCATCAGACGTACCTACGCCAGACATATCGGTGCCGCCGACAACAGCGTTCTCCAGCTCAGGAATCCCGCCAGCAACACCGCTATCGATGACGGCGATCGTTACCCCTTCCCCGCGCGTAGTCTCCCACGCTTCTTCAATCCCGTACTGCTCAAGCCAGTACTGCGAGGAACGAATCGGATCGACGGGGTCGGGAGTCGGCGTCGGTGATGGCGTCGGGGACGGTGATGTGGTGGCGACGGGAGCCGGTGTCTCGTCCGTCACGGCAAGAGCGGCAGATGCCGGAAGAAGCGCGACAGCGGCCAGCAGCAGAACGGCGACAGCCGCCCCCACGATTCCGCGCGCGCCGCGTGTCATTCTGCGGCGACCTGCTCGTCACTGCGACGTGCGGATCCCGGTACGGCGCACTCACATCGCTCGGGAGACCAGGCAGACCGAGCGAGTGCGAGGTCGCCGATGGGGTTGACCCCGGGGCCTGCGGCGAGCGCATGCCCCGCGACGGCATGCAAGCACTTCACGCGCGTGGGCATGCCACCTGCCGAAATGTGAGCAATTTCCTCGACCTCTCCGAACTGAGCACGATCGGCGATGTAGGCCTCGTGGGCACGCACATACTGCTCTCGGACCTCCTCATCCTCACCGAGGAGGGCGTTCAGCTCGACCATCATCTGGCCCGACTCCAGACGAGACATCTCGGCCGTGGCGGCGGGATGCGTGAGGTAGTAAAAAGTGGGAAACGGCGTTCCCTGCGGCAGGCGCGGTGCCGTGGACACCACGGTGGGATTACCGCAGATACAACGGGCCGAAATGCCGACGACGCCGCGCGCCTCGCGGCCGAGCTGCTCGCTGACGACGCGGATGTCAGCGGCGCTCACAGGGGCAAATGGAGGTGTTGTCACGCATCGAGGCTAACCGTTCACCGCTGACATTCCCCGGTGCGAGGGGTACGAAAGATGCCCCTGAAAGCTATTCGTTATCGTCAGGCGTCGGAGACGGCGCGAAGACGTCGTCTTCTCCGTCTTCCGGGGAGGTTTCCGCAACGGCATGCTGTGCGAGCCCAGATTCGACGACGCTCCGCAAAACGGTTCCCATCCAGTCGCTGTCGCGCTCGACGAGGTCGGCGCTGACAGGACCGGATCCGAGAACGACATCGTCGACATCGATGTCGTTCTGAATGAGATACGTGACCTCGCCGGGCTGTGTGAAGTACAGGCGCTCACGCGCTTGGGTTTGGATATACGCCGGGTCATTCCAGCGCTCGCGCTCACGTTCCAGCTCGGCGATCTCGGCCTGTGTGACCGTCACCGACGCCTCGGCACGGTCGATTTGCTGGCGCATATCGACGTAGTGTCCAACGCTTGGCACGAGAACGAATGCACCAAGAACAACGAGCCCCAACATGATGACGGCGAATCCCGACAGCCGGACACTGCCCAGCCAGTCGCGAACGTCGACGCGCGCAGACCCCGCTGCCTTCCGGGAACGCGAAGAGGGAGCCGCCGGCTTTGCCATGCGACCCCCTCTCGTTCAGCGTGTGTCCGGAGCGATTAGCCCTGGAAGCGCGGGTAGGCGCTGCGGCCCGCGAACGTTGCCGCGTCACCCAGCTCCTCTTCAATGCGCAGAAGCTGATTGTACTTCGCGACGCGGTCGCTGCGAGCGGGCGCGCCGGACTTGATCTGACCGCTACCCACGGCGACGGCGAGGTCGGCGATCGTGACGTCTTCTGTCTCACCCGAACGGTGCGACATCATCGTCGTGTAGCGCGCGTTGTGCGCCATCGAGACGGCGTCGAGCGTCTCGGTGAGCGTACCGATCTGGTTGACCTTCACCAGGAGCGAGTTGGCGATTCCCTCGCGGATACCGCGCTCGAGGCGCTCGGGGTTGGTGACGAACAGGTCGTCGCCGACGAGCTGCACCTTGTCGCCGATCGCTGCGGTCAGGGCCGCCCAGCCCTCCCAGTCGTCTTCAGCGAGGGCATCCTCGATCGTGACGAGCGGGTAGTTCGAGAGAAGCTCCTCGTAGTACTTCGTGAGCTCTTCGGCCGTGAGGTCCTTGCCCTCGAACTTGTAAACGCCGTCGCGGAAGAACTCCGTCGACGCAACGTCCAGACCCACCGCGATGTCCTTGCCGGGGGTGAAGCCAGCCTTCTCGATCGCCTTCATCAGGAAGTCGAGAGCCTCACGGTTGCTGGGCAGGTCGGGAGCGAAGCCGCCCTCGTCGCCGAGGCCCGTTGCGAAGCCACCGGCAAGCAGTTCCTTCTTCAGGACCTGGTAGGTCTCGGCACCCCAGCGGATCGACTCAGCGAACGTCTCGGCACCG containing:
- a CDS encoding NAD(P)/FAD-dependent oxidoreductase yields the protein MPKILIVGGGYAGFYTAWKLEKHLRKGEAEVIVVDPLPYMTYLPFLPEVAAGAIEPRHAVVSLRRHLKKTTVINAKVTNIDHANKTATISPEGGDSWNLDYDHVVVTAGSVSRTFPIPGIAENAVGMKSIEEAVYARDTLIRNFERAAALPEGSELRQRLLTTVIVGGGFAGIETFAELRSAASALLEKFPNITFDETQFHLIEAAPRIMPEVSQQTADWVLKDLAKKGAHVHLNTQCADATDGVVKTSDGAEYPSDLIIWTAGVMANPQVVNGSDLPREARGRISTQADLRVVDENGEIIDGAWAAGDVAAVPDLTGGGVGGMCVPNAQHAVRQAKRLAKNLVGVLRGDEPVDYVHKNLGAVAGLGLYNGAFQSGNIALKGFLAWCAHRGYHGLAMPSWERKWRVLWGWFHNFFLGRDQVQVATTQKPREFFEAFASRPKPPADVSK
- a CDS encoding S8 family serine peptidase translates to MTRGARGIVGAAVAVLLLAAVALLPASAALAVTDETPAPVATTSPSPTPSPTPTPDPVDPIRSSQYWLEQYGIEEAWETTRGEGVTIAVIDSGVAGGIPELENAVVGGTDMSGVGTSDGRTPLGSTISTRSHGTWVASLVGSRGLADDAGVIGVAPEADILSVSLGFGAVSDVSFSEQVAEAIVWSVDNGADIINLSFTTNQTQWDESWDRAFSYAFDHDVLVVVAAGNRAGGTDVVGAPATIPGVLVVGGVDENGNASEAASTQGSTIGISGPSENLRGIGPSGVVDEWSGTSGAAPIVAGVAALVMSAKPELDAINVINQLIQTADPAPRQSGDRDPLYGFGIVDAAEAITAQLPRIEENPMGDLSRWIRINRSATSDDPGGDITPTPDPVDLPALPPPDPPAQAASPLIPTADSLREVTLPLVAISAAGILLMLGVVAVSRRIRSVRAQLMRGRSHDNSKEITFRA
- a CDS encoding DUF501 domain-containing protein translates to MTTPPFAPVSAADIRVVSEQLGREARGVVGISARCICGNPTVVSTAPRLPQGTPFPTFYYLTHPAATAEMSRLESGQMMVELNALLGEDEEVREQYVRAHEAYIADRAQFGEVEEIAHISAGGMPTRVKCLHAVAGHALAAGPGVNPIGDLALARSAWSPERCECAVPGSARRSDEQVAAE
- a CDS encoding FtsB family cell division protein, which translates into the protein MAKPAAPSSRSRKAAGSARVDVRDWLGSVRLSGFAVIMLGLVVLGAFVLVPSVGHYVDMRQQIDRAEASVTVTQAEIAELERERERWNDPAYIQTQARERLYFTQPGEVTYLIQNDIDVDDVVLGSGPVSADLVERDSDWMGTVLRSVVESGLAQHAVAETSPEDGEDDVFAPSPTPDDNE
- the eno gene encoding phosphopyruvate hydratase, producing the protein MAQIEAVGAREILDSRGNPTVEVEVLLDDGIVQRAAVPSGASTGAFEAYELRDGDKARYGGKGVLKAVDSVIDELGPAIEGLDATDQRLVDLTLNEVDGTSNKQRVGANAILGVSLAVAKAAADSADLPLYRYVGGANAHVLPVPALNVINGGEHADNGIDMQEFFIVPHGAETFAESIRWGAETYQVLKKELLAGGFATGLGDEGGFAPDLPSNREALDFLMKAIEKAGFTPGKDIAVGLDVASTEFFRDGVYKFEGKDLTAEELTKYYEELLSNYPLVTIEDALAEDDWEGWAALTAAIGDKVQLVGDDLFVTNPERLERGIREGIANSLLVKVNQIGTLTETLDAVSMAHNARYTTMMSHRSGETEDVTIADLAVAVGSGQIKSGAPARSDRVAKYNQLLRIEEELGDAATFAGRSAYPRFQG